In Solanum stenotomum isolate F172 chromosome 6, ASM1918654v1, whole genome shotgun sequence, one DNA window encodes the following:
- the LOC125867082 gene encoding acidic endochitinase, translated as MGIKYGLLFSVLVLLLLALKLEAGGIVIYWGQNGNEGSLASTCASNNYAIVNIAFLVVFGNGQTPVLNLAGHCNPSVGECTRLSNDIRACQSRGIKVMLSLGGGVGSYSLSSANDARNVANYLWNNYLGGQSTSRPLGDAILDGIDFDIERGTTQHWDELARALSGFSQQRKVYLTAAPQCPFPDSWLNGALSTGLFDYVWVQFYNNPPCQYSGGSAENLKSYWNKWTAIQAGKIFLGLPAAPGAAGSGFIPSDVLVSQVLPAISGSPKYGGVMLWSKFFDNGYSSAIKPSV; from the exons ATGGGTATCAAATATGGTTTACTTTTCTCAGTATTAGTGCTACTTCTTCTAGCACTAAAACTAGAAGCAGGAGGAATTGTAATTTATTGGGGGCAAAATGGGAATGAAGGTAGCTTAGCAAGTACTTGTGCATCAAATAACTATGCAATTGTGAATATTGCATTTCTTGTAGTTTTTGGGAATGGACAAACACCAGTGTTGAACTTAGCTGGTCATTGTAATCCTAGTGTTGGTGAATGCACTAGGTTAAGCAATGACATTAGAGCATGTCAAAGTAGAGGTATCAAAGTTATGCTTTCACTTGGTGGTGGTGTTGGAAGTTACTCCCTTTCTTCTGCTAATGATGCTAG GAATGTAGCAAACTATTTATGGAACAATTATCTTGGAGGTCAATCAACTTCACGTCCACTAGGTGATGCAATTTTAGATGGAATTGATTTTGATATAGAAAGAGGAACAACACAACACTGGGATGAACTAGCAAGAGCCCTCTCAGGATTTAGCCAACAAAGGAAAGTATACTTAACTGCAGCTCCACAATGTCCATTCCCTGATTCATGGTTAAATGGTGCACTCTCTACTGGACTATTCGACTACGTTTGGGTTCAATTCTACAACAATCCCCCCTGTCAATACTCTGGTGGTAGCGCGGAAAATCTTAAGAGTTATTGGAATAAATGGACCGCGATTCAAGCTGGAAAGATTTTTCTAGGATTGCCTGCGGCTCCAGGAGCTGCTGGGAGTGGTTTTATACCATCTGATGTGCTTGTTTCTCAGGTTTTACCAGCAATTAGTGGTTCACCTAAGTATGGTGGTGTCATGCTTTGGtctaaattttttgataatggTTATAGCTCTGCTATAAAGCCTAGTGTCTAA
- the LOC125867069 gene encoding NADP-dependent malic enzyme-like: protein MESALKDLSTPTGGVEDVYGEDCATEDQCITPWTIAVSSGYNLLRDPRYNKGLAFTERERDAHYLRGLLPPVISSQELQEKKLMQSIRQYDVPLHKYVAMMELEERNERLFYKLLIDNVEELLPIVYTPTVGEACQKYGSIFKRPQGLYISLNEKGRILEVLKNWPEKSIQVIVVTDGERILGLGDLGCQGMGIPVGKLALYTALGGVRPSACLPITIDVGTNNEKLLNDEFYIGLRQRRATGQEYYDFLHEFMSAVKQNYGEKILVQFEDFANHNAFELLAKYRTSHLVFNDDIQGTASVVLAGLIASLKLLGGALCDHTFLFLGAGEAGTGIAELIALEISNKTKLPVEETRKKIWLVDSKGLIVSGRKETLQAFKKPWAHEHEPVNNLLDAVKAVKPTVLIGTSGTGRTFTKEVVEAMACMNKRPLIMALSNPTSQAECTAEEAYTWSEGRVVFASGSPFPSFEYDGKLNIPGQANNCYIFPGFGFGLVMSGTIRVHDDMLLAASEALAAQVTEEHYAKGMIYPPFADIRKISAHIAASVAAKAYELGVATRLPRPADLVKYAESCMYTPNYRSYR from the exons ATGGAGAGCGCATTGAAGGATCTGTCAACTCCCACCGGTGGCGTCGAGGATGTTTACGGTGAGGATTGCGCCACTGAGGATCAGTGCATAACTCCCTGGACTATTGCCGTTTCTAG TGGGTACAACTTGTTGAGGGATCCCCGTTACAACAAAGGGCTTGCCTTCACTGAGAGAGAAAGAGATGCTCATTACTTGAGAGGCCTTTTGCCTCCTGTCATTTCCTCACAGGAACTTCAG GAGAAAAAACTTATGCAATCTATACGCCAATATGACGTCCCTCTGCACAAATATGTCGCCATGATGGAATTAGAG GAACGAAATGAAAGGTTGTTCTACAAGCTTCTTATTGATAATGTGGAAGAGTTACTTCCAATTGTCTACACTCCAACTGTTGGTGAGGCGTGTCAAAAATATGGAAGCATATTTAAGCGTCCACAGGGTTTATACATCAGTTTGAATGAAAA aGGAAGGATCCTTGAGGTATTGAAGAACTGGCCTGAAAAATCAATCCAGGTCATCGTCGTGACTGATGGAGAAAGAATTTTGGGACTTGGTGACCTTGGCTGCCAG GGAATGGGAATACCCGTGGGGAAATTGGCCCTGTATACTGCACTTGGAGGAGTTAGACCTTCCGCG TGCTTGCCTATTACCATTGACGTAGGGACAAACAATGAGAAGTTACTGAACGACGAGTTCTACATTGGTCTCAGACAAAGGAGAGCAACTGGACAG GAATATTATGACTTCCTTCATGAATTCATGTCTGCTGTGAAGCAAAACTATGGCGAAAAAATTCTCGTACAG TTTGAAGATTTTGCAAACCACAATGCTTTTGAGCTGTTGGCTAAATATCGTACCTCGCATTTGGTCTTCAACGATGATATACAG GGGACAGCTTCTGTCGTACTTGCAGGGCTTATTGCATCCCTTAAGCTACTTGGAGGTGCATTATGTGATCATACATTCTTGTTCCTTGGTGCTGGAGAG GCTGGGACTGGTATTGCAGAACTCATAGCACTTGAAATTTCAAACAAG ACAAAACTTCCCGTGGAGGAGACACGAAAAAAGATCTGGCTTGTGGACTCAAAG GGTCTTATTGTTAGTGGTCGCAAGGAAACACTTCAAGCCTTCAAGAAGCCTTGGGCTCATGAACACGAACCTGTCAACAATCTCCTAGACGCTGTTAAG GCCGTTAAGCCAACTGTCTTAATTGGGACATCTGGAACTGGAAGAACATTTACAAAAGAAGTAGTTGAGGCCATGGCCTGCATGAATAAG AGACCTCTTATCATGGCTCTCTCAAACCCAACCTCACAAGCTGAATGTACTGCTGAAGAAGCTTATACTTGGAGTGAG GGTCGCGTTGTTTTTGCCAGTGGAAGTCCATTCCCTTCTTTTGAGTACGACGGAAAACTCAACATTCCTGGCCAG GCAAATAACTGTTACATATTCCCTGGTTTTGGTTTTGGCTTGGTCATGTCTGGTACAATCCGTGTGCACGATGACATGCTTTTAGCAGCTT CGGAAGCTTTAGCTGCTCAAGTAACTGAGGAACATTATGCCAAGGGAATGATATACCCTCCTTTTGCTGATATCCGAAAGATCTCAGCTCACATAGCTGCTAGTGTTGCAGCCAAAGCATATGAACTTG GTGTGGCAACACGTCTCCCTCGACCTGCAGATTTGGTGAAATATGCTGAGAGTTGCATGTATACTCCTAACTACCGAAGCTACAGATGA